From the genome of Acomys russatus chromosome 27, mAcoRus1.1, whole genome shotgun sequence, one region includes:
- the Jund gene encoding transcription factor JunD has protein sequence METPFYGEEALSGLAAGASSVAGASGAPGGGGGGGFAPPGRAFPGAPPTSSMLKKDALTLSLAEQGAAGLKPGSATAPSALRPDGAPDGLLASPDLGLLKLASPELERLIIQSNGLVTTTPTSTQFLYPKVAASEEQEFAEGFVKALEDLHKQSQLGAATAATSGAPAPPAPGDLAATPGATESPVYANLSSFAGGAGPPGGAATVAFAAEPVPFPPPPGALGPPPPPHPPRLAALKDEPQTVPDVPSFGDSPPLSPIDMDTQERIKAERKRLRNRIAASKCRKRKLERISRLEEKVKTLKSQNTELASTASLLREQVAQLKQKVLSHVNSGCQLLPQHQVPAY, from the coding sequence ATGGAAACGCCCTTCTACGGTGAGGAGGCGCTGAGCGGCCTGGCTGCGGGTGCGTCGAGCGTCGCCGGTGCTTCTGGGGCccccggtggtggtggtggcggcggcttCGCGCCCCCGGGCCGCGCGTTCCCCGGGGCGCCTCCGACGAGCAGCATGCTGAAGAAGGACGCGCTGACGCTCAGCCTGGCGGAGCAGGGAGCGGCGGGATTGAAGCCCGGCTCGGCCACTGCACCTTCCGCGCTGCGCCCCGACGGCGCCCCCGACGGGCTGCTGGCTTCCCCGGATCTTGGGCTGCTCAAACTTGCGTCGCCGGAGCTGGAAAGACTGATCATCCAGTCCAACGGGCTGGTGACCACCACCCCGACCAGTACGCAGTTCCTCTACCCGAAGGTGGCGGCCAGCGAGGAGCAGGAGTTCGCCGAGGGCTTCGTCAAGGCGCTGGAGGACCTGCACAAGCAGAGCCAGCTGGGCGCGGCCACCGCGGCCACCTCCGGGGCCCCCGCGCCCCCCGCGCCCGGGGACCTGGCGGCCACCCCCGGGGCCACGGAGTCCCCAGTCTACGCCAACCTGAGTAGCTTCGCGGGCGGCGCCGGGCCCCCCGGGGGCGCGGCCACTGTGGCCTTCGCCGCGGAGCCAGTGCCCTTCCCGCCGCCCCCGGGCGCGCTCGGGCCGCCGCCACCTCCGCATCCACCGCGCCTGGCCGCGCTCAAGGACGAGCCGCAGACCGTGCCGGACGTGCCGAGCTTCGGCGACAGCCCTCCGCTGTCGCCCATCGATATGGACACGCAGGAACGCATCAAGGCGGAGCGCAAGAGGCTGCGCAACCGCATCGCCGCCTCCAAGTGCCGCAAGCGCAAGCTGGAGCGCATCTCGCGCCTGGAGGAGAAAGTCAAGACCCTCAAAAGCCAGAACACGGAGCTGGCGTCCACTGCCAGCCTGCTGCGCGAGCAGGTGGCGCAGCTCAAACAGAAAGTCCTCAGCCACGTCAACAGCGGCTGCCAGCTGCTGCCCCAACACCAGGTCCCCGCGTACTGA